A genomic segment from [Flavobacterium] thermophilum encodes:
- a CDS encoding Transposase and inactivated derivatives, which translates to MDESMRHDIALFRYGLIAPLVNGQVEPKAYLNEVGGRVHSIPHQGDKPIAAKTILDWCARYKKGGFDALKPKRRSDRGRSRRLSPDDEDHILALRKEHPTMPVTLFYEQLTKQGDIPTTLSYFTIYRLLKKHNLVGKEILPMPERKRFAYDQINELWQGDLSHGPTIRVHGKAQKTFLIAYIDDCSRLVPYAQFFPSEKFDGLRIVTKEAVLRCGKPKRIYSDNGNIDRSEVLQYACAEMGITLIHTQPYDPQSKGKIERFFRTVQTRFYPLLELNPPKSLDELNERFWKWLEEEYHRKPHASLDGKTPHEVFQSQVHLVSFIEDGDWLDAIFLKREHRKVKADGTITLNKQLYEVPPRFIGQSIELRYDERGVYVYEDGKRVAEAIRVRLEDNAYVKRHRSPFAAIPAKEGEHGV; encoded by the coding sequence ATGGATGAATCGATGAGACACGACATCGCGCTGTTTCGGTACGGGCTGATCGCTCCGTTGGTGAATGGCCAGGTGGAGCCCAAAGCGTATTTGAATGAGGTGGGCGGGCGAGTGCACTCGATTCCCCATCAAGGGGACAAACCCATTGCGGCGAAGACGATTCTGGATTGGTGCGCCCGATACAAAAAAGGGGGCTTCGACGCCTTGAAGCCGAAGCGCCGTTCGGACCGCGGCCGCTCCAGACGTCTGTCCCCCGATGATGAGGATCATATTCTAGCATTGAGGAAGGAACATCCCACCATGCCCGTGACCCTATTCTACGAACAACTCACCAAGCAGGGGGACATTCCCACCACCCTCTCATACTTTACTATATACCGATTGTTGAAAAAACACAACCTGGTGGGAAAAGAAATCTTGCCGATGCCGGAGCGAAAGCGTTTTGCGTATGACCAGATCAATGAGCTATGGCAAGGGGACTTATCCCATGGACCCACGATTCGCGTCCATGGGAAAGCCCAGAAAACGTTTTTGATCGCGTATATCGATGACTGCTCGCGGTTAGTGCCATATGCCCAATTTTTCCCTTCGGAGAAGTTTGACGGGCTGCGGATCGTCACGAAGGAAGCGGTGCTTCGTTGCGGGAAGCCGAAACGCATTTACTCGGACAACGGGAACATTGATCGGTCCGAGGTGCTGCAGTATGCGTGCGCCGAGATGGGGATTACACTCATCCACACCCAGCCGTATGACCCGCAAAGCAAGGGAAAAATCGAACGGTTCTTCCGCACCGTACAGACACGGTTTTATCCACTGTTGGAGCTGAATCCGCCGAAATCGCTTGACGAGTTGAACGAGCGTTTTTGGAAGTGGCTTGAAGAGGAGTATCATCGAAAACCGCACGCCTCACTGGACGGAAAAACGCCGCATGAGGTGTTTCAATCGCAAGTGCATCTCGTGTCGTTCATCGAAGATGGCGATTGGCTGGATGCGATTTTTCTGAAACGGGAGCACCGCAAGGTGAAAGCCGATGGCACGATCACCCTGAATAAACAGCTATACGAAGTGCCGCCTCGGTTCATTGGGCAATCGATTGAGCTCCGCTATGACGAACGAGGCGTCTATGTGTACGAAGATGGCAAACGGGTGGCGGAAGCCATTCGGGTGCGTTTGGAGGACAATGCCTATGTAAAACGCCATCGGTCCCCGTTTGCGGCGATTCCGGCGAAGGAGGGAGAACACGGTGTATAA
- a CDS encoding Transposase gives MDVRIRAIYESFYLNIISTIFKDLGLPQLIDRLVPVDPQCQTRASDVVGLLLLDILSGRQALVHLERWAHDIDLPKLIRPGLDPSWFNDDAIARHLDRLYEANIHQVLSSCLVQIYKKEGLPLRVFHADTTDKTVYGAYESDSSDGLHITYGYNRHHRWQKQIGFGLIGNEDGIPFYGDVHDGNAPDKTWNPEVLSRVHEQLREAKIEDEWIYVADSAAMTKDTLAQTKAANAFLITRGPSSLRIVKTALSEADAQPDSAWSAPFALAEKNGATYRVWETASTYEGQPVRLIVVESSALDQRKGKTLETERTKEAELLREEQARWERHPFSCREDAEQALASLKASLRPRFHRVEAVVEEIVRPKKRRGRPKKGAEPEMETLYTLRLSVEFNQDAWEQARRKASRFVLVTTVPKEWKGQPMDAQEILKLYKGQISVEMNFSFLKDPFFTDEIYVKKPERVAVLGYLFLLALAIYRVFQRRVRQFITPERPLKGAGGRKLTRPTGQAIFQLFWYVRVVLLELPDGQIQRRLGKPLTPDQRRILQGLGMDESIYL, from the coding sequence ATGGACGTTCGAATTCGGGCGATTTATGAAAGTTTCTATTTGAATATAATAAGTACCATTTTCAAAGATCTTGGCCTCCCTCAGCTGATTGACCGGCTGGTTCCGGTGGATCCTCAATGCCAAACCCGAGCCAGTGATGTGGTCGGGCTGCTTCTCTTGGATATCTTGAGCGGCCGGCAAGCCCTCGTTCATTTGGAACGGTGGGCGCATGACATCGACTTGCCCAAGCTGATCCGGCCAGGATTGGATCCGTCTTGGTTCAACGACGATGCCATTGCTCGCCATTTGGACCGGCTGTATGAGGCCAATATCCATCAAGTCCTTTCGTCTTGCCTGGTGCAAATCTACAAGAAAGAAGGCCTCCCTCTCCGTGTCTTTCACGCGGATACGACGGACAAGACGGTTTACGGTGCGTATGAATCCGATTCGTCGGATGGGTTGCACATCACCTATGGCTATAACCGCCATCATCGCTGGCAAAAGCAGATCGGATTCGGCCTGATCGGCAACGAGGACGGCATCCCGTTTTACGGCGACGTGCACGACGGCAACGCGCCGGACAAAACGTGGAATCCCGAGGTGCTCTCCCGTGTCCATGAGCAGCTGAGGGAAGCGAAGATCGAAGACGAATGGATTTACGTGGCAGATTCCGCTGCGATGACGAAGGACACGCTGGCGCAAACGAAAGCCGCCAACGCCTTTTTGATCACGAGAGGGCCGTCGTCGCTCCGGATTGTCAAAACGGCGCTTTCGGAGGCGGATGCCCAACCCGATTCGGCGTGGAGCGCCCCCTTTGCGCTGGCCGAGAAAAACGGCGCCACGTACCGGGTATGGGAAACGGCCTCGACATATGAAGGCCAGCCCGTACGACTGATCGTCGTCGAATCGAGTGCGCTCGACCAGCGAAAAGGAAAGACGCTCGAAACAGAACGAACCAAAGAAGCGGAGCTTCTTCGCGAGGAACAAGCCCGTTGGGAGCGTCATCCTTTCTCTTGCCGGGAAGACGCCGAACAAGCCTTGGCCTCCTTGAAGGCATCCCTTCGTCCCCGGTTCCATCGAGTGGAGGCCGTCGTCGAAGAGATCGTGCGTCCGAAAAAACGGCGTGGACGGCCGAAAAAAGGGGCGGAACCGGAAATGGAGACGCTGTACACCCTTCGGCTGAGCGTGGAATTCAACCAAGACGCGTGGGAGCAGGCGAGACGGAAAGCGTCCCGGTTTGTTCTCGTCACGACCGTTCCGAAGGAATGGAAGGGCCAACCCATGGATGCCCAAGAGATCTTGAAGCTGTATAAAGGGCAGATCTCGGTGGAAATGAACTTCTCCTTCCTAAAAGATCCGTTCTTTACGGACGAAATTTACGTCAAAAAACCCGAACGAGTGGCGGTATTGGGCTATTTGTTTTTGCTGGCCTTGGCCATTTACCGCGTCTTCCAGCGCCGAGTGCGTCAGTTCATCACACCTGAACGCCCGTTAAAGGGCGCAGGAGGCCGGAAATTGACCCGGCCAACCGGACAAGCGATTTTTCAATTGTTTTGGTATGTCAGAGTCGTCCTGTTGGAACTGCCGGATGGGCAAATCCAACGCAGGCTGGGGAAACCGCTCACCCCTGATCAGCGAAGGATTCTGCAAGGATTAGGGATGGATGAGAGCATTTACTTGTAA
- the ydaF_2 gene encoding Putative ribosomal N-acetyltransferase YdaF, which translates to MLQKLSLTGKRIFLRTPTHDDLPILYNLIYGVENPEWKKYDAPYYPLEFCTFEKFSKKMEERMNVTDVPSQMIIEYQSQIIGMVSYYWEDKRTRWLEMGIVIYSPEHWNGRFGTEALSIWIDYLFENLPIERVGLTTWSGNPRMIRCAEKLGMRLEGRMRKCRYYNGEYYDSIRMGILREEWDELKKNNPLFNSHGRTN; encoded by the coding sequence ATGTTGCAAAAGTTGTCGCTGACAGGAAAAAGAATATTTCTGCGGACACCAACGCACGATGATTTGCCAATTCTGTATAACCTGATATATGGTGTGGAGAATCCAGAATGGAAAAAGTACGATGCTCCTTATTATCCGCTTGAATTTTGTACCTTTGAAAAGTTTTCTAAGAAAATGGAAGAAAGAATGAATGTTACGGATGTACCAAGTCAAATGATTATAGAATATCAAAGTCAAATTATAGGTATGGTTAGCTATTATTGGGAGGATAAACGTACACGATGGCTTGAAATGGGAATCGTCATATATTCTCCTGAACATTGGAATGGTAGATTTGGAACAGAAGCATTATCTATATGGATTGACTATCTCTTTGAAAATCTACCCATTGAGAGAGTGGGTCTGACGACTTGGTCTGGAAACCCACGAATGATCAGATGTGCGGAAAAATTGGGAATGCGATTAGAAGGGAGAATGAGAAAATGCCGCTACTATAATGGCGAATACTATGATTCCATTCGGATGGGTATTCTTCGAGAGGAATGGGATGAGCTTAAAAAGAATAATCCCTTATTCAATTCCCATGGAAGAACAAATTAA
- a CDS encoding putative acetyltransferase YhhY, translating to MGEIQTKQFMTKSGKKFVVRTALPRDADKVVTFIKTVICEAPYLLTTEAEFKVTSEQQKQLLQQMLDDNGKLAILAEYDGEIIGFLDFHNGHRQRIKHQGSFGMSVKKDFRNQGVGKALLTVLLDWAKENPLIEKVCLEVFANNTSALRLYRNFGFVEEGLKTKAIKIDEQTYYDLILMAYFVN from the coding sequence ATGGGAGAGATACAAACAAAGCAATTTATGACTAAGAGCGGTAAAAAATTTGTAGTAAGAACTGCTTTGCCCAGAGATGCAGATAAAGTGGTAACATTTATCAAAACCGTTATCTGTGAAGCACCTTATTTACTTACTACCGAAGCAGAATTTAAGGTAACAAGTGAACAGCAAAAACAATTGTTGCAGCAAATGCTTGATGACAATGGAAAATTGGCTATTTTAGCTGAGTATGATGGAGAAATTATTGGATTTTTAGATTTTCATAATGGACATAGGCAGCGAATAAAACATCAAGGCTCTTTTGGTATGAGCGTTAAAAAAGATTTCAGAAACCAAGGAGTAGGCAAAGCATTGCTAACTGTGTTATTAGATTGGGCAAAGGAAAACCCTTTAATTGAAAAGGTTTGTCTTGAAGTATTTGCTAACAATACGAGTGCCCTTCGTTTATACAGAAATTTTGGGTTTGTGGAAGAAGGTCTTAAAACAAAAGCGATTAAGATAGATGAACAGACTTATTATGACTTGATCTTAATGGCTTATTTTGTGAATTAG
- a CDS encoding putative secretion ATPase, PEP-CTERM locus subfamily, with amino-acid sequence MYKSFYSLSREPFAKETDPSEAYQGASFQEALRALEYVKRTRGIGLLIGEPGAGKTFALRALKESLNPSLYHVVYFPLSTGGVMDFYRGLALGLGEEPKYRKVDLFRQIQQAIERLYHERRITPVFILDEMHLAKDAFLQDIAILFNFEMDSTNPFVLILAGLPHLQGKLRLNQHCPLDQRIIMRYRMGPLEKEEVAGYIEHRMKQAGAKHPIFTPSALEAIALQSRGWPRVINTLATTCLLYGYQLKKDAIDEEVVRMAAEEMGY; translated from the coding sequence GTGTATAAATCGTTTTACTCCCTTTCGCGGGAGCCGTTTGCGAAAGAAACAGACCCGTCCGAGGCGTATCAAGGGGCGTCATTTCAGGAAGCGTTGCGGGCGCTGGAGTACGTGAAACGAACCCGGGGGATCGGGCTGTTGATCGGAGAGCCGGGGGCGGGCAAGACGTTCGCCCTTCGGGCGCTGAAAGAGTCATTGAATCCATCATTGTATCATGTCGTCTACTTTCCGTTATCCACCGGAGGCGTGATGGATTTTTACCGTGGACTGGCCTTGGGATTAGGAGAGGAACCGAAGTACCGCAAGGTAGACCTCTTCCGCCAAATCCAGCAGGCGATCGAGCGATTGTATCATGAACGGCGGATCACGCCGGTGTTCATTTTGGATGAGATGCATTTAGCGAAGGATGCATTTTTACAGGACATCGCGATCTTGTTCAACTTTGAGATGGATTCGACCAACCCATTTGTCTTGATTTTGGCCGGGCTGCCCCATTTACAGGGGAAGCTGCGGCTCAATCAGCACTGCCCTCTCGACCAGCGGATCATCATGCGATACCGGATGGGGCCGCTGGAGAAGGAAGAGGTGGCGGGCTACATCGAGCATCGGATGAAACAGGCCGGGGCGAAGCACCCGATCTTCACCCCATCGGCGTTAGAGGCGATTGCCCTGCAGTCGCGGGGATGGCCTCGGGTGATCAACACGTTGGCCACGACGTGCCTGTTATACGGGTATCAGCTGAAAAAGGACGCCATTGACGAAGAAGTGGTGCGCATGGCCGCAGAGGAAATGGGGTATTAG
- a CDS encoding Transposase codes for MNKHTTLPNLMQKLVSDEEIQLIAEAVGYRDSSRTFTLRELIHFFLLAAMHQWKSFRHGADVGPLYGLPRFHYSTVSKKAKEVPYDIMKRLLTLIISKCNRQTRRSLRFPKPLRVVDSTTVTVGKNRLPWAPYHGERAGVKLHVAYSPESSLPADVVETIGLRHDGPVGEQLTNAQQVLVEDRAYFKIERLDRFVEQHQLFVIRMKDNIELHQKKSLKRLSSTSSSVQADFTCQLGTKQCRSTKRHRVVIFRDANGRDIRVVTNLFHASAETIADMYQQRWTVEVFFRWVKQYLNVPTLFGTTENAVYNQLFAAFIAYVLLRWLYDQTKKQTNVSLSFISFAVFSLGSFLSIGNPGWPLLCLSMPKFMEGVNFG; via the coding sequence ATGAACAAGCATACCACACTCCCGAATTTGATGCAAAAACTTGTTTCGGATGAAGAGATTCAACTGATTGCCGAAGCGGTTGGGTATCGTGATTCGTCTCGAACCTTTACGTTGCGCGAGTTGATTCACTTCTTCCTGCTGGCCGCCATGCATCAATGGAAAAGCTTTCGCCACGGAGCCGATGTGGGGCCTCTGTATGGATTGCCGCGATTCCATTATTCAACTGTATCCAAGAAAGCGAAAGAAGTTCCCTATGACATCATGAAACGCTTGTTGACGTTGATCATTTCCAAGTGCAACCGCCAAACCCGCCGTTCGCTTCGGTTTCCCAAACCGCTTCGGGTGGTGGATTCGACGACCGTCACGGTCGGGAAAAACCGCCTGCCATGGGCGCCATATCACGGCGAACGCGCCGGAGTGAAGCTGCACGTCGCGTATTCGCCGGAATCCTCGCTGCCGGCAGACGTGGTGGAAACCATCGGACTGCGTCATGATGGCCCGGTGGGAGAACAGTTGACGAACGCTCAACAAGTGCTGGTGGAAGACCGGGCGTATTTCAAAATCGAACGCCTCGATCGATTTGTAGAGCAGCATCAGCTCTTTGTCATTCGGATGAAGGACAACATCGAACTTCATCAGAAAAAAAGCTTGAAACGCCTTTCCAGCACATCTTCATCGGTTCAAGCCGACTTCACGTGCCAGTTGGGGACGAAACAATGCCGCTCCACCAAGCGTCACCGGGTGGTGATCTTTCGAGATGCGAATGGCCGCGACATTCGGGTCGTGACGAACCTCTTCCATGCGTCTGCGGAAACCATTGCCGACATGTACCAACAACGTTGGACTGTTGAGGTCTTTTTCCGTTGGGTGAAGCAATATCTGAATGTCCCGACCTTGTTTGGCACGACGGAAAATGCGGTATACAACCAACTGTTTGCGGCGTTCATCGCGTATGTGTTGCTGCGATGGCTGTATGATCAAACCAAAAAACAGACGAACGTCTCTCTTTCCTTCATTTCGTTCGCCGTTTTTTCTCTGGGCAGCTTCCTCTCGATTGGAAATCCGGGATGGCCGCTGCTTTGTTTGAGTATGCCCAAATTTATGGAAGGCGTTAATTTTGGATAA
- a CDS encoding Transposase and inactivated derivatives produces the protein MHDICFFLPRFAWWPRRASRTKVRNPRRGIIPECHPQIFYSHGKEILPIPERKRFAYDQVNELWQGDLSHGPLIRVNGKTQKTFLIAYIDDCSRVVPYAQFFSSEKFDGLRIVTKEALLRYGKPKRIYSDNGKIYRAEPLQYACAELGITLIHTQPYDPQSKGKIERFFRTVQTRFYPLLEMNSPKSLEELNERFWKWLEEDYHRKPHASLNGKTPHEVFQSQVHLVSFVEDSDWLDSIFLKREYRKVKADGTVTLNKQLYEVPPRFIGQSIELRYDEQGVYVYEDGQRVAEAFLVRFEDNAYVKRHRSPFAAVPVEGGENDV, from the coding sequence TTGCATGACATTTGCTTTTTTCTACCGCGCTTCGCTTGGTGGCCCCGACGAGCGTCGCGAACAAAAGTTCGCAACCCTCGTCGGGGAATCATTCCTGAATGTCACCCACAAATATTTTACTCACACGGGAAAGAAATTTTACCGATTCCTGAACGAAAACGATTCGCGTACGATCAGGTCAATGAGCTCTGGCAAGGTGATTTGTCCCATGGCCCGTTGATTCGCGTGAATGGCAAAACGCAAAAAACGTTTTTGATTGCCTATATCGATGACTGCTCGCGGGTCGTGCCGTACGCTCAGTTTTTCTCTTCCGAGAAATTTGACGGGTTGCGGATCGTAACCAAGGAAGCGCTGCTTCGATACGGAAAGCCGAAGCGAATTTACTCGGATAACGGCAAGATTTATCGGGCGGAACCCTTGCAGTACGCCTGCGCGGAGTTAGGGATCACCTTGATCCATACCCAGCCGTACGATCCGCAAAGCAAAGGGAAAATCGAACGATTTTTCCGCACCGTACAGACGCGGTTTTACCCGTTGCTCGAAATGAATTCACCGAAGTCGCTCGAAGAGCTAAACGAGCGATTTTGGAAGTGGTTGGAGGAAGATTACCATCGAAAACCGCATGCCTCGTTGAACGGGAAGACGCCACATGAAGTGTTTCAATCGCAAGTCCATTTGGTGTCGTTCGTCGAGGATTCGGATTGGCTCGACTCGATCTTTTTGAAACGCGAATACCGTAAAGTGAAGGCCGATGGTACGGTCACGTTGAACAAGCAGCTGTATGAAGTTCCGCCCCGGTTCATCGGACAATCGATCGAACTCCGTTATGATGAACAAGGCGTGTATGTGTACGAAGACGGTCAACGGGTCGCCGAAGCGTTCCTTGTTCGCTTCGAGGACAATGCCTATGTGAAACGCCATCGGTCACCGTTTGCGGCGGTTCCGGTAGAGGGAGGCGAAAACGATGTATAA
- the speG_2 gene encoding Spermidine N(1)-acetyltransferase — protein sequence MIVLETQRLILRQYEDEDITPLHSIFSDPETMKFYPAPFSIEQTQDWIKRNQDRYRNDGYGLWAVCLKETNELIGDCGLVKQKINEGIEVEIGYHINKKYWSKGFATEAAKACKEYAFDKLGLNKLISIIDPRNVPSIRVAEKIGFIKEKEVFIFGKNHYIYSGFKESNEGLLNEWCDS from the coding sequence ATGATTGTTCTTGAGACACAAAGGTTGATATTAAGACAATATGAAGATGAAGATATAACTCCTCTACATAGTATTTTTTCTGACCCAGAAACCATGAAGTTTTATCCAGCTCCCTTTAGTATTGAGCAAACTCAAGACTGGATTAAACGAAATCAAGATAGATATCGGAATGATGGTTATGGATTATGGGCGGTTTGTTTGAAGGAAACGAATGAATTGATCGGGGATTGTGGTCTTGTTAAACAAAAAATAAATGAGGGTATAGAAGTGGAGATTGGATATCACATTAATAAAAAGTATTGGTCAAAGGGGTTCGCAACAGAAGCAGCTAAAGCGTGCAAGGAATATGCGTTTGATAAATTGGGTTTAAATAAGCTGATCAGTATTATTGATCCAAGAAATGTTCCATCCATTCGTGTGGCAGAGAAGATTGGTTTCATTAAGGAAAAAGAAGTATTTATTTTCGGTAAGAACCATTATATATACTCGGGATTTAAAGAAAGTAACGAAGGGTTATTGAACGAATGGTGCGATAGTTAA
- a CDS encoding Transposase DDE domain, whose product MEKQMKAWIQTIRQLFSPEELTRLARKTGFIRRQRSLTAEAFLTLCAWGDGSLAKQSLQRLCAALTLWHGCSLSSEGLNQRFTDRAVAFLREVFFLLLLHQRPLLLSAMETYRTCFTRLRILDSTSFLVPADYGEDYRGSVSSGVKIQFEYDLLSGACLQLCVQSANDSDARFAYHAQHTILPNDLWIRDLGFFSVAALAEIDARGAYYMTRLRSDMKVYIKENGQWKEWDWESLGNQLEEGESVEMEHVYIGHERLYVPRLVFRRLTAEEWQKRMAYVRKKEKRKGKALARQTLEQKKYHILLTNLPQESFDGQQVYELYSLRWQIELLFKAWKSVFDLEKVVN is encoded by the coding sequence ATGGAAAAACAAATGAAAGCATGGATTCAAACCATTCGTCAACTCTTTTCTCCCGAAGAATTAACCCGTCTCGCACGGAAAACAGGCTTTATCCGGCGGCAGCGTTCGTTAACGGCGGAAGCCTTTCTGACTCTCTGTGCATGGGGAGATGGCTCACTGGCCAAACAGTCGCTTCAGCGGTTGTGTGCGGCCTTGACGCTCTGGCATGGCTGTTCCCTTTCAAGCGAAGGCTTGAATCAGCGTTTTACCGATCGGGCCGTGGCATTTTTGCGAGAAGTGTTTTTCCTTCTCCTCCTGCATCAACGTCCATTGCTTTTGTCAGCCATGGAGACCTATCGAACTTGTTTTACCCGCCTGCGGATTTTGGACTCAACCAGCTTTTTGGTTCCCGCTGACTATGGGGAAGACTATCGAGGTTCCGTTTCGTCGGGGGTGAAAATTCAGTTTGAATATGACTTGTTATCCGGCGCCTGCCTTCAGCTATGCGTTCAATCGGCCAATGACTCGGACGCTCGTTTTGCCTATCATGCCCAGCATACGATTTTACCGAATGACCTATGGATTCGGGATTTGGGCTTTTTCTCCGTTGCCGCACTGGCCGAGATCGACGCCCGCGGAGCGTATTATATGACTCGGCTCCGTTCCGATATGAAAGTGTATATCAAGGAGAATGGCCAGTGGAAGGAATGGGATTGGGAATCCCTTGGGAATCAATTAGAGGAAGGGGAATCAGTGGAAATGGAACATGTGTACATCGGACATGAACGCTTGTATGTTCCACGGTTGGTTTTCCGCCGTCTGACGGCGGAAGAATGGCAAAAACGGATGGCGTATGTGCGGAAAAAGGAAAAAAGAAAAGGGAAGGCGCTGGCACGCCAAACCCTCGAACAAAAGAAATACCACATCTTACTGACGAATTTACCACAAGAGTCGTTTGATGGTCAACAGGTTTATGAGCTCTATTCCCTGCGCTGGCAAATTGAATTGTTGTTTAAAGCCTGGAAATCCGTATTTGATTTGGAGAAAGTTGTAAATTAG
- a CDS encoding putative secretion ATPase, PEP-CTERM locus subfamily, which yields MYKTFYSLSREPFSKETNPPEAYQGASYQEALAALDYVKRTRGIGLLIGEPGAGKTFALRAFKESLNPSLYHVVYFPLSTGSVMDFYRGLAFGLGEEPKYRKVDLFYQIQQGIERLYHEQRVTSVFILDEMHLAKDAFLQDIAILFNFHMDSTNPFVLILAGLPHLQAKLRLNQHRPLHQRIIMRYQMGPLDKEEVVGYIEHRLKQAGAKHPIFTPAALEAIALQSQGWPRIINNLATTCLLYGAQLKKHMIDEDIVRMAAEEMGY from the coding sequence ATGTATAAAACGTTTTATTCCCTTTCCCGAGAGCCGTTTTCGAAGGAGACGAATCCACCAGAGGCTTATCAAGGGGCCTCGTATCAAGAGGCCCTCGCCGCTTTGGACTACGTGAAACGAACAAGAGGGATCGGGCTATTGATCGGTGAACCAGGGGCCGGCAAGACATTCGCCCTTCGGGCGTTTAAGGAATCCCTGAATCCGTCACTGTATCACGTCGTTTATTTTCCATTGTCAACGGGAAGCGTGATGGACTTTTATCGCGGCCTTGCCTTCGGGCTCGGGGAAGAGCCGAAATACCGCAAGGTCGACTTGTTTTATCAAATCCAACAAGGGATCGAGCGCTTGTATCATGAACAACGGGTAACGTCAGTGTTCATCCTCGATGAAATGCATTTAGCGAAGGATGCCTTTCTGCAGGATATCGCGATCCTGTTCAACTTTCACATGGACTCAACAAATCCGTTTGTCTTGATTTTGGCGGGGCTGCCCCATTTACAGGCAAAACTACGGTTGAATCAACACCGTCCGCTTCACCAACGAATCATCATGCGATACCAGATGGGGCCTCTTGATAAGGAAGAAGTGGTAGGATATATCGAACACCGCCTGAAACAGGCGGGGGCGAAACACCCGATTTTTACCCCAGCTGCCTTAGAAGCGATCGCCCTGCAGTCGCAGGGGTGGCCGCGGATCATCAACAACCTCGCCACCACTTGCCTGTTATACGGCGCTCAATTAAAAAAACATATGATTGACGAAGACATTGTGCGTATGGCAGCCGAAGAAATGGGGTACTGA
- a CDS encoding aminoalkylphosphonic acid N-acetyltransferase has translation MEIRKATSNDIPELASLMEQLGYPTSVEQMRIRFSNIESNPSYHTLVAEYDGKVVGMIGLCTGVFYELDGSYVRIVALVVDSNYRSKGIGRKLIEEAESWAKRQGAISIGVNSGNRTERLTAHQFYINMGYEQKSIGFAKKLI, from the coding sequence ATGGAAATTAGAAAAGCTACTTCTAATGATATTCCTGAATTAGCATCTTTAATGGAGCAACTTGGTTATCCAACCTCTGTTGAACAGATGAGAATTAGATTTAGTAATATTGAATCAAACCCAAGCTATCATACTTTAGTTGCTGAATATGATGGAAAAGTTGTTGGAATGATTGGATTATGTACTGGGGTTTTTTATGAATTGGATGGTTCTTATGTTAGAATCGTAGCTTTAGTTGTAGATTCTAACTATCGTAGCAAAGGTATAGGAAGAAAGTTAATAGAAGAAGCAGAAAGTTGGGCAAAAAGACAAGGAGCTATCAGTATTGGAGTAAATAGTGGAAATCGTACAGAACGTTTAACTGCTCATCAATTTTATATTAATATGGGTTATGAACAAAAAAGCATTGGATTTGCAAAGAAGCTTATTTAA